A genomic region of Gemmata massiliana contains the following coding sequences:
- a CDS encoding DUF3500 domain-containing protein produces MNGSIRTVPPSTGRSGAKLLAVFSAALLIGLTLYTSRDSLPPVPDLAAEESREQKPAAPAPRAVEAANAFLDALDAKLREKAQLEYSSDKKPNWSNLPTSFVPRNGVPLGDLTKEQRNKAMSVVASVLSKDGYQKVIDIMDGDQKLLDNAGKGGKGGGKGPLFGKDLYYLAIFGTPSETKPWMVQFGGHHLGINVTVIGKHFVLTPTHTGAQPALFKRDDKEVRPLGAESDAAFKLMAALNEKQRAEAIIGARSQQELLLGPGRDGKTIEPKGIKGSALTADQQALLLDVIGAWVNIVEPDAAAARMAAIKEKIGDTHFAWSGPTEKGKAAYFRVQGPNVVIEYAPQGGTDHIHTVIRNPEDDYGVGTAKTLK; encoded by the coding sequence ATGAACGGCTCGATCCGGACGGTTCCGCCTTCGACCGGGCGCAGCGGCGCGAAGTTGCTCGCGGTGTTTAGCGCGGCGCTGCTCATCGGGCTGACGCTCTACACCTCGCGCGATTCGCTCCCGCCGGTGCCGGACCTGGCGGCCGAAGAATCGCGCGAGCAAAAGCCCGCAGCGCCCGCTCCGCGTGCGGTTGAAGCGGCGAATGCGTTCCTCGACGCTCTCGACGCCAAACTGCGGGAAAAGGCGCAACTCGAATACAGCAGCGACAAGAAGCCCAACTGGTCCAACCTCCCAACGAGCTTCGTCCCGCGGAACGGCGTTCCGCTCGGCGACTTGACGAAAGAACAGCGGAACAAGGCGATGAGCGTGGTCGCGTCGGTTCTCAGCAAAGACGGGTACCAGAAGGTCATCGACATCATGGACGGCGACCAGAAACTGCTCGACAACGCGGGCAAAGGCGGCAAGGGCGGCGGAAAGGGGCCACTGTTCGGAAAGGATCTGTATTACCTGGCGATCTTCGGCACGCCGTCCGAAACGAAGCCGTGGATGGTGCAGTTCGGTGGGCACCACCTGGGCATCAACGTGACCGTGATCGGCAAGCACTTCGTGCTCACCCCGACGCACACGGGGGCACAACCGGCTCTATTTAAGCGAGACGACAAAGAGGTGCGACCGCTCGGCGCCGAGAGCGACGCGGCGTTCAAACTGATGGCGGCCCTGAACGAAAAGCAGCGCGCGGAGGCAATTATCGGCGCGCGGTCCCAACAGGAACTCCTCCTGGGACCGGGGCGCGACGGCAAGACGATCGAGCCGAAGGGGATTAAAGGCTCCGCGCTCACCGCCGATCAGCAAGCACTACTCCTGGACGTGATCGGCGCGTGGGTCAACATCGTGGAACCCGACGCGGCCGCGGCGCGAATGGCGGCGATCAAGGAGAAGATCGGCGATACGCACTTCGCGTGGAGCGGCCCGACCGAGAAGGGTAAGGCCGCCTATTTCCGGGTCCAGGGGCCGAACGTGGTGATCGAGTACGCTCCGCAGGGCGGTACCGATCACATCCACACCGTCATCCGCAACCCGGAAGACGACTACGGCGTGGGAACCGCGAAAACGCTGAAGTGA
- a CDS encoding bifunctional transcriptional activator/DNA repair enzyme AdaA, producing the protein MPTVADPDTVSLVADLCDYIRANLETPLTLSHLGKQAGFSPAHLQRVFKRVVGLSPRRFADACRLDRLKTKLKGGDTVTTAMTAAGYGSSSRLYERAADQLGMTPGQYQKGGPVTIRFTTAKCDLGWVLLAATEKGICWLSFADSVVQAETALRAEFPAAAVDRNDGELEPWLTELQRHLAGDQPHIELPLDVRATAFQRRVWDALLAIPYGETRSYREVAEAIGAPTAARAVARACATNPVAVIVPCHRVIGTDGKLHGYAGGVHRKKKLLATEQKN; encoded by the coding sequence ATGCCGACCGTCGCCGATCCCGATACCGTTTCGCTCGTCGCCGATCTGTGCGACTACATTCGCGCGAATCTCGAAACGCCGCTAACGCTCTCCCATCTGGGGAAGCAAGCCGGTTTCAGCCCCGCGCACCTCCAACGGGTGTTCAAACGGGTCGTCGGCCTCAGCCCGCGCCGGTTCGCGGACGCCTGCCGGCTCGACCGACTCAAAACGAAACTCAAGGGAGGGGATACCGTGACGACCGCCATGACCGCGGCCGGGTACGGGTCCAGCAGCCGGCTCTACGAGCGCGCTGCGGACCAACTCGGCATGACCCCGGGCCAGTACCAGAAGGGCGGCCCGGTCACAATCCGGTTCACCACGGCGAAGTGCGACCTGGGTTGGGTGCTTCTGGCCGCAACGGAGAAGGGGATCTGCTGGCTGAGTTTCGCGGACAGTGTTGTGCAGGCCGAAACCGCACTCCGGGCCGAGTTCCCCGCCGCGGCCGTTGACCGTAACGACGGCGAACTGGAGCCGTGGCTCACGGAACTGCAACGGCACCTCGCCGGCGACCAACCGCACATCGAGTTGCCGCTCGACGTGCGCGCGACCGCGTTCCAGCGGCGCGTGTGGGACGCGCTGCTCGCGATTCCTTACGGCGAAACGCGGAGCTACCGCGAAGTGGCCGAGGCGATCGGAGCCCCGACCGCGGCGCGGGCCGTGGCCCGCGCATGTGCGACCAACCCGGTCGCAGTGATCGTGCCGTGCCACCGCGTCATCGGCACCGACGGCAAGCTCCACGGCTATGCCGGCGGCGTCCACCGCAAGAAGAAACTGCTCGCGACCGAGCAGAAGAACTAA